The following are encoded in a window of Lactobacillus intestinalis genomic DNA:
- the tnpA gene encoding IS200/IS605 family transposase: MNSKRNKIKDAGYEKHYVYNAHYHLIWCTKYRNPIFTNQNLAQEMQELLKQVAADNQIKIEKMEIMPEHIHLLISFRPSKSGSSVVKALKGRSAFLFFQNHPEIKQSKIWGGHLWSPSYYFGSVGNMSKEVVEKYINDQIYNAVRDGKPYPSPH; the protein is encoded by the coding sequence ATGAATAGTAAGAGAAACAAAATAAAAGACGCAGGCTATGAAAAACACTACGTCTATAATGCACACTATCATTTAATTTGGTGTACTAAATATCGCAATCCAATCTTTACTAATCAAAACCTGGCACAAGAAATGCAAGAGCTGCTCAAACAAGTAGCCGCAGATAATCAAATCAAAATCGAAAAAATGGAAATAATGCCTGAGCATATTCATTTGCTTATTAGCTTTAGGCCATCAAAATCAGGCTCAAGCGTGGTCAAAGCACTCAAAGGAAGAAGCGCTTTTTTATTCTTCCAGAATCATCCCGAAATCAAACAAAGCAAGATATGGGGCGGTCATTTATGGTCACCAAGTTATTATTTTGGCAGTGTAGGAAATATGTCTAAAGAAGTAGTAGAGAAGTACATTAATGATCAGATTTACAATGCCGTCAGAGATGGCAAGCCCTATCCATCCCCTCACTAA
- a CDS encoding DUF4767 domain-containing protein — translation MKKRMLVGITALLVTTLLAGCSNIKFDKDGIRFGSSSKVEEKAAKKSSSKSSSSSTAKTVKKAAVKPSKIKDKKKSKTSSEPKKTKKKKKVVKKVNSKKKKVATLWTSKKDQQLSNFVASWSQNLQQQYQKYDGQNSLKAINGLSYPDVFTQRSFTLNNRNIELRWSPKGKNIAQYNVVAIYNDNFKDKNWHLTYLFCLHNKKPIVLLEQGHNTNPIIVTVAKDSVLKNGFAKIANSR, via the coding sequence ATGAAAAAAAGAATGTTAGTTGGTATTACTGCATTACTCGTTACAACTCTACTTGCAGGATGTAGTAATATAAAGTTTGATAAAGATGGAATTAGATTCGGGTCTTCTTCTAAAGTTGAAGAAAAAGCGGCTAAAAAATCAAGCTCTAAATCAAGTTCATCATCAACTGCAAAGACAGTAAAAAAGGCAGCAGTTAAGCCAAGTAAAATCAAAGATAAGAAAAAGAGTAAAACAAGCTCTGAGCCTAAAAAGACAAAAAAGAAGAAAAAAGTCGTAAAAAAGGTCAATTCAAAAAAGAAAAAAGTAGCTACTTTATGGACAAGTAAAAAAGATCAACAATTAAGTAATTTTGTTGCTAGTTGGAGTCAAAACCTTCAACAACAATATCAAAAGTATGACGGACAAAATTCTCTAAAAGCTATTAATGGACTGTCTTATCCAGATGTGTTTACTCAACGAAGCTTTACACTAAATAATAGGAATATTGAATTGCGCTGGTCGCCAAAAGGCAAGAATATTGCTCAATATAATGTGGTAGCAATCTATAATGATAATTTCAAAGATAAGAACTGGCATTTGACTTATCTATTTTGTTTACACAATAAAAAACCGATTGTCTTATTGGAACAAGGTCATAATACTAATCCAATTATTGTGACTGTAGCTAAAGATTCCGTTTTAAAGAATGGCTTTGCAAAAATTGCCAATAGTCGATAA
- a CDS encoding aldo/keto reductase family protein, which translates to MSVDNTLTLNNGIKIPKVQLGTWLMNNDEVKRAVQQAVKIGYRGFDTAKDYGNELGVGKGIWNSDIERSELFLTTKIPTNVKDYKNTKRAIDEALTTFGLDYIDLLLIHSPQPWIEVNRVSDRHFEGNLENWQAMEEALKAGKVRAIGVSNFLKEDVDNILKNGEIIPAVNQIEVNVGHTPWDLMKYCQSQRMLIEAYSPLAHGRLLTNSKIKEFAKKYRVSPAQLMLKYDLQLGCVVLPKSDDIDEMKQNLELDFTINSRDMDQLKRLEL; encoded by the coding sequence ATGAGTGTAGATAATACACTAACTTTAAATAATGGAATTAAGATTCCAAAAGTTCAACTTGGAACTTGGTTAATGAATAACGATGAAGTTAAAAGAGCAGTTCAACAAGCTGTAAAAATAGGTTATCGTGGATTTGATACTGCAAAAGATTATGGTAATGAATTGGGAGTTGGCAAAGGAATTTGGAATTCTGACATTGAACGTAGTGAATTATTCTTGACTACAAAAATTCCTACTAATGTTAAGGATTATAAAAATACCAAGCGAGCTATTGATGAAGCCTTAACTACGTTTGGATTGGATTATATTGATTTATTGCTAATTCACTCCCCACAGCCTTGGATTGAAGTTAATCGAGTTAGTGATCGCCATTTTGAAGGTAATCTAGAAAATTGGCAGGCTATGGAAGAAGCTCTGAAAGCTGGTAAAGTACGGGCAATTGGGGTTTCAAATTTTTTAAAAGAAGATGTTGATAATATTTTAAAAAACGGAGAGATAATTCCTGCAGTTAATCAAATTGAAGTGAATGTAGGGCATACGCCATGGGATTTGATGAAATATTGTCAAAGTCAAAGAATGCTCATTGAAGCATACTCTCCTTTAGCTCATGGCAGATTATTGACCAATTCTAAAATTAAAGAGTTTGCTAAAAAATATAGAGTATCTCCAGCCCAACTGATGTTAAAATATGATCTACAGTTGGGATGTGTCGTCCTTCCAAAAAGTGATGATATTGACGAAATGAAGCAAAATCTTGAATTAGATTTTACAATTAATTCCAGAGATATGGACCAGTTGAAACGTTTAGAATTATAG
- a CDS encoding PTS sugar transporter subunit IIC — translation MAEQKQSKVSTFVNQHILPPVMKFVNTKAITALQNGMIYTLPFIIIGSIFLLLGNLPVQSWANAVNASGWGAFFNQAYTVTFNVMSLWASIGIAYIYVKNEGYEPLAPGLTSCATFLMLQTLNIANPLKTALTSGIKNGNDVVMSAKTVTENIDKLPHAMQTFLEAPVTGVVNITWLGGDGMIAAIICGLLVGWIYSSIMKAGWTIKLPKQVPPAVSNQFTAMIPSGIILIGAMFIYAAFNAFAHTDFLQWVYTTLQIPLQGISDSFGGALAIGFLVPFFWFFGVHGGLIVGSLAGPMLQANSFDNAQLYKAGKLTIANGAHVVTNEFYNNFINLTGSGITIGLIIFTVVAAKSIQLKSIGKLELVPGIFNINEPFLFGLPIVMNPFLAIPFFLTPVVVAASTYFVIKTGIVPPLNGFACPWTVPAIISGALIGGWKMAVWQACTLVISTLIYWPFAKKYDNILLKREAAKKAQEAKGATK, via the coding sequence ATGGCTGAACAAAAACAATCAAAAGTCTCAACCTTTGTCAATCAACATATTTTGCCTCCTGTTATGAAATTTGTTAATACGAAGGCAATCACGGCTTTGCAAAATGGTATGATTTATACTTTACCATTTATCATTATTGGATCGATTTTCCTGCTTTTAGGAAACTTGCCTGTCCAATCATGGGCCAACGCAGTTAACGCTTCTGGTTGGGGTGCATTCTTTAACCAAGCTTACACTGTAACTTTCAACGTTATGTCACTTTGGGCATCAATTGGTATTGCCTATATTTATGTAAAAAATGAAGGTTATGAACCACTTGCTCCAGGTCTTACTTCCTGTGCAACTTTCTTAATGCTTCAAACTTTGAACATTGCTAACCCACTTAAGACTGCTTTAACTAGCGGTATTAAAAACGGTAACGATGTAGTTATGTCTGCAAAAACTGTTACTGAAAACATTGATAAATTGCCTCATGCTATGCAAACTTTCCTTGAAGCTCCAGTAACCGGGGTTGTTAACATCACTTGGCTTGGTGGAGACGGAATGATTGCCGCAATCATCTGTGGTTTACTTGTTGGTTGGATTTACTCAAGCATTATGAAGGCTGGTTGGACAATCAAGCTTCCTAAGCAAGTTCCACCTGCAGTTTCTAACCAATTTACCGCGATGATTCCATCAGGTATTATCTTGATTGGTGCAATGTTCATTTATGCAGCATTTAACGCATTTGCACATACCGACTTTTTACAATGGGTTTACACCACTTTACAAATCCCTCTACAAGGTATTTCTGATTCATTCGGTGGAGCCTTAGCAATTGGATTCTTAGTTCCATTCTTCTGGTTCTTTGGTGTGCACGGTGGTTTGATTGTTGGTTCATTAGCTGGTCCAATGCTTCAAGCCAACTCATTCGATAATGCTCAATTGTACAAAGCTGGTAAATTAACGATTGCCAACGGTGCCCACGTTGTTACTAACGAATTTTACAACAACTTTATTAACTTAACTGGTTCAGGTATTACCATTGGTTTAATCATTTTTACTGTAGTGGCCGCTAAGTCTATCCAACTTAAATCAATTGGTAAATTGGAATTAGTACCTGGTATCTTTAACATTAACGAACCATTCCTCTTCGGTTTACCAATTGTTATGAACCCATTCCTTGCTATTCCATTCTTCTTAACTCCAGTTGTAGTTGCTGCTTCAACTTACTTTGTAATCAAAACCGGTATCGTACCTCCATTGAATGGTTTCGCTTGTCCTTGGACAGTACCAGCGATTATATCAGGTGCCTTAATCGGTGGTTGGAAGATGGCCGTATGGCAGGCATGTACCCTAGTTATTTCAACTTTGATTTACTGGCCATTTGCTAAGAAATACGACAACATTTTGCTTAAACGTGAAGCTGCTAAAAAAGCTCAAGAAGCAAAAGGTGCTACAAAATAA
- the coaBC gene encoding bifunctional phosphopantothenoylcysteine decarboxylase/phosphopantothenate--cysteine ligase CoaBC, which produces MRITVYLTGGIADYKAVEVIRKLEKENHEVRVVMTKNAEHFVTSHTLAALTKYPVLDDLWKRENESSIPHVHLARWTQLALVVPASADFIAKVANGIADDAATTTLLATGAPKLVVPAMNDQMWDNPATQRNIAQLKQDGIQIMEPVVGMLAEGYSAKGRMPEVDDIVNWVNQQIVSDKALSGKKVIVTAGGTIEAIDPVRYIGNRSSGKMGIAIAEAFSNAGADVSLIYGNISISLPKNPNINLIHVESSEDMLQAVKENFKDGDVLVMAAAVADWRMEKVSDHKLKKHQDTNSLDLHLVKTKDILKEVSQGKQENQLVIGFAAETNDLIENATKKLQKKGADYIVANDVSKNVFGNDQDQVTILKKEGEKENWPRMSKIKIANKLVEMIKSIL; this is translated from the coding sequence ATGAGAATTACAGTTTATTTAACCGGGGGCATTGCGGATTATAAAGCTGTTGAGGTTATTAGAAAACTTGAGAAAGAAAATCATGAAGTTAGAGTAGTAATGACTAAGAATGCTGAACATTTTGTTACAAGTCATACTTTGGCAGCTTTGACTAAATATCCTGTTTTAGATGACCTTTGGAAAAGAGAAAATGAATCTAGTATTCCCCATGTCCATTTAGCTAGATGGACTCAATTAGCTCTTGTTGTTCCAGCTAGTGCTGACTTTATTGCAAAAGTTGCTAATGGAATCGCTGATGATGCGGCTACAACGACTCTTTTAGCTACAGGCGCTCCTAAATTAGTAGTACCAGCTATGAATGATCAAATGTGGGATAATCCAGCCACACAGCGAAATATTGCTCAATTAAAGCAAGATGGCATTCAAATAATGGAACCTGTTGTAGGGATGCTGGCTGAAGGATATAGTGCCAAAGGAAGAATGCCAGAAGTCGATGATATTGTTAATTGGGTAAATCAACAAATTGTATCTGATAAAGCCTTATCAGGTAAAAAAGTAATTGTTACAGCTGGTGGTACTATTGAAGCCATTGATCCCGTTAGATATATCGGTAATCGTTCTAGTGGTAAAATGGGGATTGCAATTGCAGAAGCTTTTAGTAATGCCGGGGCTGATGTAAGTTTGATTTATGGTAATATTAGCATTTCTCTTCCTAAAAATCCTAATATTAATTTGATTCATGTCGAAAGTTCTGAGGATATGCTTCAAGCTGTTAAAGAGAATTTTAAAGATGGGGATGTTTTAGTAATGGCTGCAGCTGTGGCTGATTGGCGGATGGAAAAAGTTTCTGATCATAAGTTGAAAAAACACCAGGATACTAATAGTCTAGATTTACATTTGGTTAAAACTAAAGATATTTTAAAAGAAGTGAGCCAAGGTAAACAAGAAAATCAATTAGTTATCGGATTTGCAGCAGAAACTAATGACTTAATAGAAAATGCAACCAAGAAACTCCAAAAAAAGGGTGCAGATTACATTGTGGCTAATGATGTATCTAAGAACGTTTTTGGAAATGATCAAGATCAAGTTACTATCTTAAAAAAAGAAGGAGAAAAAGAAAATTGGCCACGCATGAGTAAAATTAAAATCGCTAATAAATTAGTAGAAATGATAAAAAGCATATTGTAA
- a CDS encoding GntR family transcriptional regulator, translating to MTHAKYLEIAKIISQRINDGTYTSRLPLPDQETLAKEFGVSRLTVKKALDGLERQGLVYKQSGLGTFVSSNIPIKSSIDSPANMFMGLKKQLGSSNVKSEILHFSVEFPSEQIQKNLDLKSSDPVYDIVRLRIVDDLPFIIEHTYMPVTLVPNLNDEILHNSIYEYMHHTLHLKFGHAYRKIRAAKSSEYDQKYLNAKKDDPMLELEQIVWLTNGQPIEYSTSRNRYDQRDYTVLENNRF from the coding sequence ATGACACATGCAAAATATTTAGAAATTGCCAAGATAATTAGCCAAAGAATTAATGACGGTACTTATACTAGTCGTCTCCCCCTTCCAGATCAAGAAACTTTAGCTAAGGAATTTGGCGTTAGTCGATTAACTGTTAAAAAAGCTTTAGATGGCTTAGAAAGACAAGGACTAGTATATAAACAATCTGGTCTAGGTACTTTTGTTTCTAGCAACATCCCTATTAAAAGCAGCATCGACTCTCCTGCGAATATGTTTATGGGACTTAAAAAGCAACTTGGATCAAGTAATGTTAAAAGTGAAATTTTACATTTTTCTGTCGAATTTCCCAGTGAACAAATCCAAAAAAATCTCGACTTAAAATCTTCGGATCCAGTCTATGATATTGTCCGTTTGAGAATTGTAGATGATTTACCGTTTATCATTGAACATACTTACATGCCTGTTACTTTAGTTCCTAACTTAAATGATGAAATTCTTCATAATTCTATTTATGAATACATGCATCATACGCTTCATCTCAAATTTGGTCACGCTTATCGTAAAATTCGCGCGGCAAAATCAAGCGAATACGATCAAAAATACCTAAATGCCAAAAAAGATGATCCTATGCTTGAATTAGAGCAAATTGTTTGGCTGACAAACGGTCAACCAATTGAATACTCTACAAGCAGAAATCGTTATGATCAACGCGATTATACGGTTTTAGAGAATAATAGATTTTAG
- a CDS encoding family 1 glycosylhydrolase: protein MLNKNFTWGGASAANQYEGGYNEGGKGLNAVDVLTNGSNSKPRKVTWKKPNGETGATPLVWGADKFKLPEGAVPQILDDYYYPSHQGTDFYHHYKEDIKLMADMGFDVFRLSMNWSRILPHGDDEEPNEEGLEFYDNIFDECAKYGIEPLVTLSHYETPLSLITQFGGWKDRHLIDAFSHYADIVMNYYKGKVKYWLTFNEINAMDMAPYMGGGLIDGSEQNRAQGAHNQFVASSKVVKRAHEIDPNNQVGMMLAYSAIYPYTCDPQDQLLVMKAKQEMLFYSDVQMLGYYPTSRLKKYERDGIKLNDTPEDYELLKKYPCDFLSFSCYTSNVLTVHENDATASGNVSAGNITNPYLETNAWGWATDPDVLRIGLNELWERYHKPLWVVENGLGWSDELTSDHQVHDDYRIKYLKAQIKSMKDAVEIDGVDLMGYTMWSAIDLVSNGTGEMKKRYGFVYVDRDDHGNGSLKRYPKDSYYWYKKVIASNGEDLESTTLN, encoded by the coding sequence ATGCTAAATAAAAATTTTACTTGGGGTGGCGCAAGTGCCGCTAACCAATACGAAGGTGGCTACAATGAAGGTGGGAAAGGCTTAAATGCTGTTGATGTTTTAACCAACGGGTCAAATAGCAAACCTAGAAAAGTTACTTGGAAAAAGCCAAACGGTGAAACTGGCGCTACCCCTCTTGTTTGGGGAGCAGATAAATTTAAGCTTCCTGAAGGCGCCGTTCCCCAAATCCTTGATGATTACTATTACCCTAGTCATCAAGGAACTGATTTTTATCATCATTACAAAGAAGATATCAAATTAATGGCTGACATGGGCTTTGATGTCTTTAGACTTTCGATGAATTGGTCCAGAATTTTACCACATGGTGATGATGAGGAGCCAAATGAAGAAGGCTTAGAATTTTACGATAATATTTTTGATGAATGCGCGAAATATGGGATTGAACCTTTAGTAACTCTCTCCCATTATGAAACCCCTCTCTCACTGATTACGCAATTTGGGGGCTGGAAAGATCGTCATTTGATAGATGCTTTTTCTCATTATGCAGATATTGTGATGAATTACTACAAAGGTAAAGTTAAATACTGGCTGACATTTAATGAAATTAACGCAATGGACATGGCCCCTTATATGGGTGGCGGTCTTATCGATGGGAGTGAACAAAATCGAGCTCAAGGAGCACACAATCAATTCGTTGCTAGCAGCAAAGTAGTTAAACGCGCTCATGAAATTGATCCTAATAATCAGGTTGGGATGATGTTAGCCTACAGTGCTATTTATCCTTATACATGTGATCCTCAGGATCAACTTTTAGTAATGAAAGCTAAGCAAGAAATGCTTTTCTACTCTGACGTTCAAATGCTTGGCTACTACCCTACTAGTCGACTTAAAAAGTATGAACGTGATGGTATTAAACTCAACGATACTCCAGAAGACTATGAATTGCTTAAAAAATATCCTTGCGACTTTTTAAGTTTTTCTTGTTATACTTCCAATGTATTAACTGTTCATGAAAATGATGCCACAGCTAGCGGTAATGTTAGTGCCGGTAATATTACTAATCCTTACCTTGAAACTAATGCTTGGGGCTGGGCAACTGATCCAGATGTATTAAGAATTGGCTTAAACGAATTATGGGAAAGATATCATAAGCCACTTTGGGTAGTCGAAAATGGCCTTGGATGGTCCGATGAATTAACTAGCGATCATCAAGTACACGATGACTATCGGATTAAATATTTAAAAGCTCAAATTAAATCTATGAAAGATGCTGTTGAAATTGATGGTGTAGACTTAATGGGCTATACCATGTGGTCCGCAATTGACCTCGTTTCTAACGGAACAGGCGAAATGAAGAAACGCTACGGCTTTGTCTATGTAGATCGTGATGATCATGGTAATGGTAGCTTAAAGCGTTATCCGAAGGATTCATATTACTGGTATAAAAAAGTTATTGCTTCAAATGGTGAAGATTTAGAGTCAACTACCCTAAACTGA
- a CDS encoding glycoside hydrolase family 1 protein, producing the protein MTEERKLPSSFFWGNSVSSMQTEGAWNEDGKGLSVYDVRPATENTTDWHVAIDEYHRYDEDLDLMKDMNMNMYRIQISWSRVCPDGDGEFNQKGIEFYDRLINSMLKRGIEPMVCLYHFDMPLHLAKKYNGFMSRHVVDAFIRFGKKMIDHFSDRVKYWIVFNEHNLYFQDEVFNISGYEKGDKSLDDMYTIFHHTMVAHVYLANYIHENYDDVKIGGMLAYQQIYPETSNPEDVWAAKQVQEFLNFNIYDADTGRGYSPEVMQYAKTHNIKMDITNENLEIMKKAKADFLAFSYYSSWVLSAKKIPEGEAPNRYLNQGGVQAKFVKTNDWGWAIDPLGFRNAITTMYNYYRIPIFPIENGIGFKETWDGKNLIEDDARIAYHEEHIKAMKDSIFLDGAKVLGYLGWGLIDIPSSHADMEKRYGAVYVNRSNHGLKDLKRVPKKSFYWFQKILKDNGDEL; encoded by the coding sequence ATGACTGAAGAGCGTAAATTACCATCTTCATTCTTCTGGGGTAATTCAGTTTCAAGTATGCAAACTGAAGGAGCTTGGAATGAAGATGGCAAAGGTTTGTCCGTTTATGATGTCCGACCTGCTACTGAAAACACAACCGATTGGCATGTAGCAATTGATGAATATCACAGATACGATGAAGATTTAGATTTAATGAAAGATATGAATATGAATATGTATCGTATTCAAATTTCATGGTCTAGAGTTTGCCCTGATGGTGATGGCGAATTTAATCAAAAAGGAATTGAATTTTATGATCGCTTAATCAATTCTATGCTTAAACGTGGAATTGAACCGATGGTTTGTCTTTACCACTTCGATATGCCACTTCATTTAGCTAAAAAGTATAACGGCTTTATGTCTCGACACGTGGTAGATGCCTTTATAAGATTTGGCAAAAAAATGATTGACCATTTTTCTGACAGAGTTAAATATTGGATTGTCTTTAATGAACATAACCTCTATTTCCAAGATGAAGTATTCAATATTTCTGGATATGAAAAAGGTGACAAATCTTTAGACGATATGTATACAATTTTCCATCATACTATGGTAGCGCATGTTTATCTTGCTAATTATATTCATGAGAACTATGACGATGTCAAAATTGGCGGAATGCTTGCTTACCAACAGATCTATCCTGAAACTAGTAATCCAGAAGATGTTTGGGCAGCAAAACAGGTGCAAGAATTTTTAAACTTTAATATTTATGATGCTGATACTGGACGGGGTTATTCACCAGAAGTAATGCAATATGCTAAGACTCATAATATTAAGATGGATATTACTAATGAAAATTTAGAAATAATGAAAAAAGCTAAAGCTGACTTCCTTGCCTTTTCTTACTACTCTTCTTGGGTACTATCTGCTAAAAAAATTCCTGAAGGTGAAGCACCTAACCGCTATCTTAATCAAGGTGGCGTTCAAGCCAAATTTGTTAAAACAAATGACTGGGGTTGGGCAATTGATCCTTTAGGCTTCAGAAATGCTATTACGACCATGTACAACTATTACCGTATCCCTATTTTTCCAATTGAAAATGGAATTGGTTTTAAAGAAACTTGGGATGGTAAGAACCTGATTGAAGATGATGCAAGAATTGCTTATCACGAAGAACATATTAAGGCAATGAAAGATTCAATTTTCTTAGATGGTGCAAAAGTTCTGGGTTATCTTGGCTGGGGCTTAATCGATATCCCTAGCTCTCATGCCGATATGGAAAAAAGATACGGCGCAGTTTACGTAAATCGTAGTAATCACGGTTTGAAAGATTTAAAACGTGTACCAAAGAAGTCCTTCTATTGGTTCCAAAAAATACTTAAAGATAATGGAGATGAATTATAA
- a CDS encoding RNA-guided endonuclease InsQ/TnpB family protein, with amino-acid sequence MKRMSSLAYHFGVKLRFYPSSKQKKIIKLNYDAQRFVYNSYVGRNRTSYHAKRYLAVKQSNAMPFAFSALNSYEVQLAETVVINHELLAKPKNIRDAYSFLRVKEIDSLALANAIQNYQKAWKNYRKIGHGIPTFHKKRSDWSYQTNCQYPKQSEAYLDNGTARFIDAKHIKLPKLGIVRIAGFRKLIKERLLKQIPTRIGTVTIKKTADDQFYLSMQLGSDTAFVKPYAKTSSQIGIDLNLDNFLTASNGAMVANPRFYRKTKKKLAHAQRVLSRRQRRAKQEGRNLWTARNYQKQRLAVAKLHDKIRRQREDFLQALSTALIKNHDLVVAEELRSKNLLKNHALSQSISDVGWRSFLNMLAYKADLYGKEFKTIDPKYTTQRCHACGSIMGQNGYKKLTLKDREWSCPICQTHHIRDWNAAVNILEKGLSKWQNPKIKKAA; translated from the coding sequence ATGAAAAGAATGAGCAGTTTAGCCTATCATTTTGGCGTTAAGCTTCGCTTTTATCCTAGTTCTAAGCAAAAGAAAATCATTAAACTAAACTATGATGCGCAGCGCTTTGTCTACAACTCTTATGTAGGACGCAATCGGACTAGTTATCATGCTAAACGCTATTTAGCTGTTAAGCAAAGTAATGCAATGCCATTTGCTTTTTCTGCTCTTAATAGCTATGAAGTCCAACTGGCAGAAACAGTAGTCATCAATCATGAATTATTGGCTAAGCCTAAGAATATTCGTGATGCTTATAGCTTTTTACGTGTTAAAGAAATCGATAGTCTCGCTCTTGCCAACGCTATTCAAAACTACCAGAAGGCTTGGAAAAATTATCGTAAGATCGGACACGGAATTCCGACTTTTCACAAAAAACGCAGCGACTGGTCATATCAGACCAACTGTCAATATCCTAAGCAGTCAGAAGCCTATCTTGATAACGGGACGGCTAGATTTATTGATGCTAAACATATTAAATTGCCTAAGCTGGGAATTGTCCGCATTGCTGGTTTTAGAAAACTGATTAAAGAGCGCTTGCTTAAGCAGATTCCAACTAGAATTGGCACAGTCACGATAAAAAAGACCGCTGATGACCAGTTCTACCTGTCTATGCAATTAGGCAGCGATACTGCTTTTGTTAAGCCTTATGCCAAAACCAGCAGTCAAATTGGGATTGACCTCAATTTAGATAACTTCCTAACAGCATCTAACGGAGCAATGGTCGCTAATCCACGATTTTACCGCAAAACCAAAAAGAAGCTGGCCCATGCCCAACGTGTCTTGTCTCGCAGACAAAGACGTGCTAAGCAAGAAGGACGAAATTTGTGGACGGCAAGGAATTATCAAAAACAGAGACTAGCAGTCGCTAAATTACACGACAAGATTCGCAGACAGCGTGAAGACTTCTTGCAAGCACTCTCAACTGCATTAATCAAAAACCACGATTTAGTAGTTGCCGAGGAATTAAGAAGCAAGAACCTGTTAAAGAATCATGCCTTGTCGCAATCAATTTCTGATGTCGGCTGGCGTAGTTTCCTTAATATGCTGGCTTATAAGGCAGATCTATATGGTAAAGAGTTCAAAACAATTGACCCTAAATATACTACTCAACGCTGTCATGCTTGTGGCAGTATTATGGGCCAAAACGGTTATAAGAAATTAACCCTTAAGGATCGGGAATGGAGTTGTCCAATCTGTCAGACGCACCATATTCGTGATTGGAATGCGGCAGTGAACATCTTAGAAAAAGGATTAAGCAAGTGGCAAAATCCTAAAATAAAAAAAGCAGCCTAG
- a CDS encoding ROK family protein produces MNLAVIDIGGTTIKIATWKNNQLQDIHAVKTPKELEEFYTVLTNEVNNMKKKTSIKGVAISAPGAVDKSAGIIRGASAIPYIHNFKIVDKLQKRFDLPVSIENDANSAALGELAEGGGQGCSSMAFFVIGTGIGGALIIDHKIWHGAHLYGGEFGYMIINGKQLSTLASPVAMAKRYNEQTNSNLDGQTVFALADQGDKIAKKERQTLIHSLALAIFNTQHSFDPEKIVLGGGISNNPELIPLLNEEIQKIYSSIEIATVQPNIVLCKLKSDANLRGAVADFEQELNK; encoded by the coding sequence ATGAATTTAGCTGTGATAGATATTGGTGGAACTACTATTAAAATTGCTACTTGGAAAAACAATCAACTTCAAGATATTCATGCTGTCAAAACGCCAAAAGAATTGGAAGAATTCTATACTGTTCTTACTAATGAAGTAAATAACATGAAAAAGAAAACATCTATTAAAGGCGTGGCTATCTCAGCCCCTGGAGCGGTAGATAAAAGTGCCGGCATTATTCGTGGAGCAAGTGCCATCCCTTACATTCATAATTTTAAAATAGTTGATAAATTACAAAAAAGATTTGATTTACCCGTTAGTATCGAAAATGACGCAAATTCAGCTGCTTTAGGAGAACTTGCTGAAGGTGGCGGACAAGGCTGTAGCAGCATGGCCTTTTTTGTAATTGGAACAGGAATTGGTGGTGCACTGATTATTGATCATAAAATTTGGCATGGAGCTCATTTGTATGGTGGAGAATTCGGCTATATGATCATTAACGGCAAGCAGTTGAGTACTCTCGCCTCTCCCGTCGCAATGGCTAAAAGATATAATGAACAAACAAATTCCAATTTAGATGGACAAACCGTTTTTGCATTAGCAGATCAAGGAGACAAAATTGCAAAAAAAGAGCGTCAGACTTTGATTCATTCTTTAGCCCTTGCAATTTTTAACACCCAACACAGTTTTGATCCAGAAAAAATTGTTCTTGGAGGAGGAATTTCCAATAATCCTGAATTAATCCCTCTTCTTAATGAAGAAATCCAAAAAATTTATTCTTCTATAGAAATAGCAACGGTTCAGCCGAATATTGTTTTATGTAAACTAAAAAGCGACGCCAATCTCCGAGGAGCAGTTGCAGATTTTGAGCAGGAACTTAATAAATAA